Genomic segment of uncultured Tolumonas sp.:
CAGCAAAGAGATGATGCTTGCCTCACTGATTGGTGCTTTCATCATGAATATGATCATCACCATTAATCACCGGCCAGAACGGTATTTGGGATAAACCATACGCATAAAGAAAAAGGAGCCGCGGCTCCTTTTTCTTTATTACAACATCAATCATTGATCGTGTTATTTATTCGCGGTTTCCGATTTTTCAAATTTTTCAGGTTGAAGAATAAAGTCTTCCCCCATCCGAATTTCATCCCGCAGAGTTGGCAGCATAGCCTCCAGCGCATCTTTTTCGGCTTGTGTCAGTGGCCCGTAAGGTAACACCTTATACCAACCCTCTTTACCTAAGCGCATCGGTTGGGAGAAGAAACGGCTGTGTTGGCTACCGCCTTCCACATAAGCACATTCCACCACGTTTTCTTCACCCATCAGACCACGAACAACAGCATTTACAAAACGATGTGCGGCGGCAGCCATGGCCAGTGTTGCTGAACCATTGCCCGCTTTGGCTTCCACGACTTCAGTACCTGCATCTTGAATATGACGCACCAATTGCGCGGCTTCTTCATCGGTGAATTCAAAACCACCGACTTGCGACATCACTGGCAGAATGGTTTTACCACTGTGACCACCAATCACATTCACGCGGATAGTGCCGGCAGCACGTCCTTGTGAATTAGCAACAAATGTTTCCGCACGGATAACATCCAACATAGTGACGCCAAACAATTTCTGCGGATTATAAACACCGGCTTTTTTCAACACTTCCGCTGCAACGGGCACCATACTGTTCACTGGGTTGGTAATAATGCAGAAACAAGCATTCGGGCAGATCGACGCAGCTTCAGAGACTAATGCCTGAATAACACCGGCATTAAATTTAAACAAATCGCTGCGATCCATACCTGGTTTACGGGCAATGCCTGCACAGATCACAACCACATTACTGCCTTCCAATGCTTTTGGCAGATCAGCGCCAGCAAAGCCTTTTACCGCCACATCAGTAGGAATATGGCTCAAATCAACAGCAATACCCGGTGTCACTGGCGCTACATCATACAAAGCCAGTTTAAAGCCTGCGGGCAGTTTCATCTTTAATAATAGGGACAGCGCTTGCCCTATACCACCAGCAGCACCGAGAACAGTTATTTTCATAGCAAGCTCCATATTTTTGTTGTTGTGATGGTAGTTATAAGTATTGCTCATCTGAAAATAGTAGAAAGTGACGTATCCACCAAACACACCCGCGGGAAGTGTGAGCTGGGTGACACTCTTTCTTTATTCAGACTGAATCGTTTAACTCGCTTCTCAGGCCATTTTTGCATGCTGACTTCCAGCAACCACTGCCTAGTTCCTGTGAACTAATATCTATTTTTATGCAGCAATCGTTGAAATATATGCAGCCAGACTGCAAAATTGTTGTTTATGAACGATTCATCTCGGATTTTACATGAAACCCGGCGAAAAACAGGAACAACTTGTTAAGGCTTTCAAAGCCTTATTACGAGAAGAGCGATTTGGATCACAGGCTGAAATTGTTACGGCACTGAATGAAATCGGCTTTGAAAACATTAACCAGTCGAAAGTATCTCGGATGTTAAGCCGCTTTGGTGCGGTACGAACCCGTAATGCTAAGACGGAAATGGTGTATTGCTTACCCGTAGAATTGGGTATTCCGACGATCAACAGCCCACTGAAAAATCTGGTGCTGGATGTCGATCATAACGGCATTATTCTGGTGATCCATACCACACCGGGTGCAGCACAATTGATTGCCCGCATGCTGGATTCATTAGGTAAAGCAGAAGGTATTCTCGGCACTATTGCTGGCGATGACACCATCTTCATCACGCCAACAGCAGAAACCGATATCGACGAGCTTTACGACTCTGTTCTGGAGTTATTTGAACAGACGGGTTAGCCGTCAGCCATAAAAAAGGGACCGTAAGGTCCCAATATGTCTGAACGAACAATCTGAAAAAAACAGAATCAGATGGCTTCGCCATCCATTTCGCCGGTACGAATACGCACAACATGCGCCAGGTCGTACACGAAAATCTTACCGTCACCAATTTTACCGGTATAAGCCGCTTTGCTAATCGCTTCGATAATGCTTTCAACGTTATCGTCAGAAGTAGCGATATCCAGTTTTACTTTCGGCAGAAAGTCGACCTGATATTCAGCACCGCGATACAATTCGGTGTGACCTTTTTGACGGCCAAAACCTTTCACTTCGGACACGGTCATACCATCTACGCCAAGTGCAGCAACAGCTTCACGCACGTCATCCAATTTGAACGGTTTAATGATTGCACTGATAAGTTTCATAGTTAAACTCCCACTCCCTGGTTAATTGGGCTTAACTGAAACAATTCAATGTCTGTGCCATTTATTAAATATCGTTATTTTTCAATTATTTAATATAGATAAATTCATTCATCATACTATTGATGAATGCAATTCTGCACTTCTCGCCAGCACCGCAACAAAAACGCCCCAAAAAGGGGCGTCATTGTGGGTCATTTAGCTATTCTTGCTCGGTAATAAACTCACGCCAGGCACGAAGTAACAATTCAAAGTCTTCCAGACCACAAGCGGCAAACAATTCATCGTCGTAATAACTTAATCCCTGCTCATTATCTTCTATCGGTGTTTCAAATTGCAGTTCCAATGCGCTGACGGTGGCCGCTTCCTCTTCCAGATACAGACAGAAGGTTTTACCGGATAATTTGTAATCGTCACCGCCATGTAATAAGTGCGCGGTGGCTTTCAGAATTTCATCACAGAGGGGTAAATTTTCACCCAACTCATCGGTCAGCCAAAAACCAAAGGCTTCATGCCCCATCGATAAACGAGCCCGGCAACGACCATCTATATCCCGGACAAACTCATGATCCATACCTTGCTCTCCTGAACAACGGCAATACGGGTCATCCCTTACCTTTTCAGTCTGTCAGCAGACTGCGTTTGCCTGATTATGTTTACTTATTAACAATAGTTGAAAGTTATTGGAAACAGTGAAAAAAGAGAAGGGCAAGTCGATGACCTGCCCTTCATGTGA
This window contains:
- the mdh gene encoding malate dehydrogenase, whose product is MKITVLGAAGGIGQALSLLLKMKLPAGFKLALYDVAPVTPGIAVDLSHIPTDVAVKGFAGADLPKALEGSNVVVICAGIARKPGMDRSDLFKFNAGVIQALVSEAASICPNACFCIITNPVNSMVPVAAEVLKKAGVYNPQKLFGVTMLDVIRAETFVANSQGRAAGTIRVNVIGGHSGKTILPVMSQVGGFEFTDEEAAQLVRHIQDAGTEVVEAKAGNGSATLAMAAAAHRFVNAVVRGLMGEENVVECAYVEGGSQHSRFFSQPMRLGKEGWYKVLPYGPLTQAEKDALEAMLPTLRDEIRMGEDFILQPEKFEKSETANK
- the argR gene encoding transcriptional regulator ArgR; this encodes MKPGEKQEQLVKAFKALLREERFGSQAEIVTALNEIGFENINQSKVSRMLSRFGAVRTRNAKTEMVYCLPVELGIPTINSPLKNLVLDVDHNGIILVIHTTPGAAQLIARMLDSLGKAEGILGTIAGDDTIFITPTAETDIDELYDSVLELFEQTG
- the glnK gene encoding P-II family nitrogen regulator → MKLISAIIKPFKLDDVREAVAALGVDGMTVSEVKGFGRQKGHTELYRGAEYQVDFLPKVKLDIATSDDNVESIIEAISKAAYTGKIGDGKIFVYDLAHVVRIRTGEMDGEAI
- a CDS encoding YacL family protein, coding for MDHEFVRDIDGRCRARLSMGHEAFGFWLTDELGENLPLCDEILKATAHLLHGGDDYKLSGKTFCLYLEEEAATVSALELQFETPIEDNEQGLSYYDDELFAACGLEDFELLLRAWREFITEQE